In the genome of Panthera uncia isolate 11264 chromosome B3 unlocalized genomic scaffold, Puncia_PCG_1.0 HiC_scaffold_1, whole genome shotgun sequence, one region contains:
- the EFCAB11 gene encoding EF-hand calcium-binding domain-containing protein 11 isoform X2, translated as MFFSEAGARPRTWEANPSEHKKWVKVFKACDEDNKGYLSREDFKVAVVMLFGYKPTKIEADSVMSSVNPNTSGLSLEEFLSIVRKKKEVQLHRNEIRHIFTAFDRHYRGYLTLEDFKKAFRQVAPKLSERTILEVFRRMELYIKGLGVMVSLSCLGPHIFMRYL; from the exons ATGTTTTTTTCTGAGGCTGGGGCCCGACCACGGACGTGGGAAGCCAACCCCTCAGAACACAAGAAGTGGGTGAAA GTGTTTAAAGCATGCGATGAAGATAACAAAGGCTATCTAAGCAGAGAGGACTTTAAAGTGGCTGTTGTAATGCTGTTTGGGTACAAGCCCACCAAG ataGAAGCTGATTCTGTGATGTCTTCAGTAAATCCAAACACTTCTG GCCTATCACTTGAGGAGTTTTTAAGTAttgtaagaaaaaagaaggaagttcaACTCCATCGGAACGAGATAAGACACATCTTCACAGCTTTCGACAGGCACT ACCGTGGATATTTAACATTGGAAGATTTCAAGAAAGCATTTAGGCAGGTGGCTCCCAAGTTATCAGAACGGACCATTCTGGAGGTATTCAG GAGGATGGAATTGTACATCAAGGGACTCGGTGTCATGGTGTCCCTTTCCTGTTTGGGTCCACATATCTTCATGAGGTATCTCTGA
- the EFCAB11 gene encoding EF-hand calcium-binding domain-containing protein 11 isoform X7, translating into MFFSEAGARPRTWEANPSEHKKWVKVFKACDEDNKGYLSREDFKVAVVMLFGYKPTKIEADSVMSSVNPNTSGLSLEEFLSIVRKKKEVQLHRNEIRHIFTAFDRHYRGYLTLEDFKKAFRQVAPKLSERTILEVFR; encoded by the exons ATGTTTTTTTCTGAGGCTGGGGCCCGACCACGGACGTGGGAAGCCAACCCCTCAGAACACAAGAAGTGGGTGAAA GTGTTTAAAGCATGCGATGAAGATAACAAAGGCTATCTAAGCAGAGAGGACTTTAAAGTGGCTGTTGTAATGCTGTTTGGGTACAAGCCCACCAAG ataGAAGCTGATTCTGTGATGTCTTCAGTAAATCCAAACACTTCTG GCCTATCACTTGAGGAGTTTTTAAGTAttgtaagaaaaaagaaggaagttcaACTCCATCGGAACGAGATAAGACACATCTTCACAGCTTTCGACAGGCACT ACCGTGGATATTTAACATTGGAAGATTTCAAGAAAGCATTTAGGCAGGTGGCTCCCAAGTTATCAGAACGGACCATTCTGGAGGTATTCAG
- the EFCAB11 gene encoding EF-hand calcium-binding domain-containing protein 11 isoform X6: protein MFFSEAGARPRTWEANPSEHKKWVKVFKACDEDNKGYLSREDFKVAVVMLFGYKPTKIEADSVMSSVNPNTSGLSLEEFLSIVRKKKEVQLHRNEIRHIFTAFDRHYRGYLTLEDFKKAFRQVAPKLSERTILEVFRPSSLEKEHKHS, encoded by the exons ATGTTTTTTTCTGAGGCTGGGGCCCGACCACGGACGTGGGAAGCCAACCCCTCAGAACACAAGAAGTGGGTGAAA GTGTTTAAAGCATGCGATGAAGATAACAAAGGCTATCTAAGCAGAGAGGACTTTAAAGTGGCTGTTGTAATGCTGTTTGGGTACAAGCCCACCAAG ataGAAGCTGATTCTGTGATGTCTTCAGTAAATCCAAACACTTCTG GCCTATCACTTGAGGAGTTTTTAAGTAttgtaagaaaaaagaaggaagttcaACTCCATCGGAACGAGATAAGACACATCTTCACAGCTTTCGACAGGCACT ACCGTGGATATTTAACATTGGAAGATTTCAAGAAAGCATTTAGGCAGGTGGCTCCCAAGTTATCAGAACGGACCATTCTGGAGGTATTCAG
- the EFCAB11 gene encoding EF-hand calcium-binding domain-containing protein 11 isoform X5, giving the protein MFFSEAGARPRTWEANPSEHKKWVKVFKACDEDNKGYLSREDFKVAVVMLFGYKPTKIEADSVMSSVNPNTSGLSLEEFLSIVRKKKEVQLHRNEIRHIFTAFDRHYRGYLTLEDFKKAFRQVAPKLSERTILEVFRSIVTQKKADIQRH; this is encoded by the exons ATGTTTTTTTCTGAGGCTGGGGCCCGACCACGGACGTGGGAAGCCAACCCCTCAGAACACAAGAAGTGGGTGAAA GTGTTTAAAGCATGCGATGAAGATAACAAAGGCTATCTAAGCAGAGAGGACTTTAAAGTGGCTGTTGTAATGCTGTTTGGGTACAAGCCCACCAAG ataGAAGCTGATTCTGTGATGTCTTCAGTAAATCCAAACACTTCTG GCCTATCACTTGAGGAGTTTTTAAGTAttgtaagaaaaaagaaggaagttcaACTCCATCGGAACGAGATAAGACACATCTTCACAGCTTTCGACAGGCACT ACCGTGGATATTTAACATTGGAAGATTTCAAGAAAGCATTTAGGCAGGTGGCTCCCAAGTTATCAGAACGGACCATTCTGGAGGTATTCAG GTCCATAGTTACCCAAAAGAAAGCTGATATCCAAAGACACTAG